In Patescibacteria group bacterium, the genomic window ATGACAGGCGGGCTCACAGCGAAACGCGGCACCCGCGGCTAGTCATACTTTAGAGAAGATTTATCTATAAGGCGAGGCGTGTGTTCTCGGGTAAAGATAAGTACGCCGATAAAAATAAGCACAATGCTGATAAGTACTGCACCTGCAGTGCTGGGATCATCGCGCGTAGTGGCAACACCGGCGACTTGGCCGGTCGAAATAGTGACCGGCAGCTTGATGCCTGAAGCGGCATTTGTGGCTCGAACGGTTAAGGGACGGCCTAGGATGGAAATATTAGTTTTTGAGTTTATGGGTTGTTGAGTTTGTGAATAGTATTCAATGGTGACTGTGGCGGATTTATTGGGCTCCAAGAGGAATGTGGTGGGAGTAATGATGAATGGAAAGAGGCTGTCGTTTTCCACTTCGTAAATCACGGTTTCACGGGAGGGATTCATCACGGTAAACGTACCTGTGATTTTTTTATTTGCCGCGCCATGGAGGGTCAGTTCTCGGGGCGAGACTGAAATACCTACAGCGAGTACAATAGGAGGAAGCATCCATAACGTCATTCCCGCGCAGGCGGGAATCCAGATGAAAACAAAAAATAAAAATCGTAATGACTGTTTGTTTATCTTTGTTTCCCCGATCAGAGCCTGCCCCGTACTTGATACGGGGTCGGGGGCGGCGTCTGGATCCCGCATCAAGCCTGCCCCGTACCGCGATACGGGGTGCGGGATGACGTTGAATAGTGTTTGGAAGCTCATACCCCCGGCGTTTAAGTGCGTTGTGAATGCGTGTGAATGCGATTTGTGTTACTGCGCCTGTCCCCAAAAGACGAGCGTACCTTGCGATACGCCTGTTTCGTTCCCGCTGGGCACGGAGAGCGCAACCTCCACCGTTTGAGTTGATTGCGCATTAAGCGATGTGTCAAAAGATCTCCATGAAGAGCCCGAAAGCCGCAGGTTGTCGACAAAGAGCTCGTCGCCGCGGACCGCGCTGGTGAATGAAAGAGGCGCGTCTCCAGTATTGCGCAGGAGGAGCGTGCGGTCTGCGGCCCTGCCTTGCGGTACATTGCCAAAGTCAAGAAGCGAAGGCTCGACCGTGAACCCTAGGGTTACGCCGTCCGCATTTCCGCCACCGGGCGCGGGAACCACATAAACCAATAAACCCACTGCGTTGCCATCTCCTATCGTGAGGGTGACCCGATTGGAACGGATTGCGCCGTCAGCCTCCGCCCAAATGGTCCACACGCCATCCGATAATGTAATAGTCGCCTCGCCTTGCGCGTCTGTCTGTATTGGTTCAGTCCCCCCATAGAGCGTGGCGGCAATCGGACTCCAACTATTATTGCTGAATTGTTGAATTGTTATATTGGCAGATTGGCCGTTGATCGTGCGGGTGGTAGATGCTGAAAGGCGCAAGGGACTCCACTCGAATTCCCCATAATACCAGAGCACTTCATCTCCCGGCGCTAATGCATAGTCAGCGGCGCCACGGTCAGGGAGTGCCCAGTTGACGCGGTAGAGCCACCCCTTTGTCCCTTGCGCCGCATCGTTGTTGATCGTCTTTACATAAGGGCCGAACGAGGTTTGCGGGATATCATAGGTGAAGCCGCACGCAGATGCGGCAGCGGGAATGATATCTAAGGCGCTGGCTAGTTGCGGAGCGAGCGCGGCGGTGCCGGTGCAGACTGGGTTTAACGATCCTTCTATGCGGTAGGACACGGTCGTGGCATGTTCTGGCACAAAGGAGGCGACCGGGAGGCTTTTGCCTGCGAGCGCGATCACGGCATATGCGGTTGAGATCGGCGTGAACGAGGTTTCATCGGTGAAGGTGGAGGAATGCGCAAAACTGCCATTCGGCTGCTGCAGCGCAAGGAGGTGGTCAAGCGCGTCTTTGCCATTCTTTTCCCATGCGGAGGAAGCGGGATCCTGGCCTGCTTTTCTCACTGCGTGCGCAACCCAGGCGGAGGACGATGTGTCGGAAGGATCCGGCTCACTGGTATAGGGATTGGCGGGCCAGAAGTAGGGGAATCCGCCGTCCTCATTTTGCGTGCCCTTCAGCCAGAGAAGCGCTCTTGAAATTGGCTCTTGGGATGGGGCGACTCCCGCTTCTATAAGCGCCTGAATGGCCGCTGCGGTGGTGTTGGTATCGCCCCATGACCCGTTCTCCTGCTGTGCATTGAGGAGAGTTGTTTTTGCGTCTTGGATCGCCGGGTCGTCAGAGGCCTCTCCTGCCGCAGAAAGCGCAAGAATTCCGAAAATATCATCGTTGAGAAGCGCAGGGTCGCCGATTTGGCCGTTGGTGTGGAACGTGTTGAGCTTCGCGACCAAGTCGATCCCGGTAAAAGTGCGGGGATCGTATCCTGCCGCGACAATCGCGAGTATCGGCGCTTCCATCGTGATGGCAGAGCTGGTATCTGCCGTTTTTAGGTATTCGGCAGGGACTTCTGTGTCTCCTGCGGCTACAAGCGCCATGGTAGCCCAGGGGGCGGCGGGTTTGGATTTGAGATAGGTAATGGCGCGGGAGAGAGGGGCGTCTGCTTGCAATGAGAGTGACGGGATAAGGGATGAGGCGATGAGGAGCGCGGTTACGCACCTCACTGTCATCCCCGACCAGAACCTGCCCCGTACCGAGATACGGGGTCGGGGATCCAGAAGGGAAAAATAGACAAAAATCGATTTGTTTTTGTTCGTTTGTCTGGATTCCTGCTTTCGCAGGAATGACACCAGCTGTGTGCGCATATAAGAAATAAAAAAAATCCACTCGAGGGAGTGGATGGTCTTAAAGCGCAAAGCATAAAATTGCGCATAAGGACCATGGTATAACTCTGCTCGGAGTCATGTGAGGGGGTTACTTTACTCCAGCGACCGGGCTTGTCCCGCCAAAATTTTGCTCTGCAAAACTTAGGCGGGCGTTACCGTTGCGGCACAGCGGGGGAATGAAACCCCACTTCCCTGTGAGTAAAGAGTCTTGTGAATGAGCTTTTCAAGCTTATATCGGTTTGAATGGCAGGGCAAGTGGATAACTAGGGATGCGTCTGATATAATGAAGAGAGAATATATTTCTTTTATCAACGTTATAATCATGAATATGCCGCAGCGCCTCGGTTCATCCTCACCTCGCCGCGTCGTGGTATTTGTGGGTGTTATTGCGCTCATCGGGGTATATGTAGGATACGCGGTGGTTTCTCGTACGTTTAAAAATCAGACACGCCAGGGCGCTCCTGCACCATCTGCAACCATGACGCAAGAGCCTACCCCAGATGAGCTGGCAGCGCGGCAGAACGTATGGACCAGCGATGATCCGGTACGGGGGAATATTAAAGCCCAGGTGTCCATTGTGGAATTTAGCGATTTCGAGTGCCCTTATTGCCGTGAGGAGTATCCTATAATAAAGCAGCTCCTCGATACGTATGGAGCCCAGGTCCGGTTCCAGTACCGCGATTTCCCTATTTCTGAACCACACCCCAATGCGCAGAGTGCGGCAGAGGCGGCAGAGTGCGCGAGCGCCCAGGGCAAGTTTTGGGAATATCATAATATATTATTTGAGCATCAAGACAGCCTTACGCGCGAAGACCTCGGAAGGTATGCGCGCGAGGTCGGGCTCAATCTCAAACTTTTCAATCAGTGCCTGGACGGCCGTTCTAAAACGAATGAGGTGATTGCGGACTTTAACGATGGGCGCGCGTTAGGAGTTGGTGGCACGCCGACTTTTTTTATAAACGGAGCAAAGTATGCGGGAGTGTTTACCTATGAAGAATTGAAGGGGATTGTTGAGGAGTTATTAAAGTGATAAATTTTCAATTCTCAATTTTACAATTTTCACTAAATGATTCAATGATTCAATTTTCAAACATTGGGAAATTGAAAATCAACTGAAAATTGAACATTGTCCCGCTCTTTGATCATTTTTTTAAATGTTAGCGGGATCCCGCCTAAGCGGGAGAAATTGATAATTATATTAAGTATGGAAAAAACCCTAAAGACAATCATTATCGGTGCTGACCATCGCGGGTGGCAGGCGAAGGAAGACCTTAAGCGTTCCATTGCAGAGTGGGGATATTTAATTGCTGATGAAGGGGCGCATGCGTATGACGTGCATGATGATTATCCTGATATCGCCTATGCGGTGGCCTTGAGAGTCGCGCAGGAAGATGACATGCAGGGAGTGCTCCTGTGCGGATCCGGCGTGGGGATGTCAGTGGTTGCCAATAAAGTGCAAGGGATTCGCGCTTCCTTGTGCTTTTTTCCTGAACAAGCGGCAGCAGCCAAACACGATGATGATGCGAATGTGCTAGTGCTGTCCGTGGATTATCTGACCGCGGCACAGATGCGCCGCATTCTCAAGAGCTGGCTTGACACCGATTTTGCGCCGAAAGAGAAGTATATGCGGAGGTTGAGGAAGATTACTTTATTGGAGACACAAGGCTATCTGAAGAATGTCAAAGCTCAAAGTTCAAATGCCATGGTTCGACAGGCTCACCATGACAAATAAGACGTGTCATCCGAGAGCCTAAGTCGAAGGGTTGACACTCATTTGAGCTTTGAAATTTGTCATTGAGATTTTGAAATTCCTTTGAACTTTGTCCCGCACTTTGAATTATTTTATCTAAGGTATGCGGGATCCCGCCTGAGCGGTGAGATTTTGAAATTTGTCATTATGCTAGAAGTTCTTCCTGCCATTATCGAAGATACCTACGAGGAGGTGGAGAAAAAGCTAAACCTCGTGGCGCCCTTTGTGGACTGGGTGCAGATCGATGTGGGCGATGGCGCATTTGTGGCGCATAAGACCTGGAGTAGAATTGAAGACCTGTCATCTCTTTCCCTCGAATTGGCGATTGATTTGCATCTCATGGTACAGGACCCGCTCTCGTATGTGGCGCGCGCGCAGGCAATACCGCAGATAAAACGCATCACGTTCCATATTGAATCTGCCGCGGAGGGTGCCGCCGTCTGCCATGCGATCAAGCGTGCAGACAGGGAAGCGGGGGTGGCGTTGAATCCTGATACATCGTTTTCAACACTTGCCAACTTCCATGGTATACTGGATGCACTTCTGCTCATGGGCGTGCATCCGGGATGGGGCGGGCAAACATTTATCCCTCGGACGCTTGAACGGATACGGGAAGCGCGCACACAATATAAAAAAATAAAGATTGGCGTGGACGGCGGCGTGCATCTTCAAAACGGAAGCGCGCAAGCTTGTGTGGACGCAGGAGTGGATTACCTTGTGGTTGGAAGCGAGATTTTTAACGCTCAAGAGCCAGCAGTAGTGATTAGAAGATTACAACAACTGGTTCCTTCTTTTCGATCATAGCGATAAATCCCAATGTCAAAATCCAAATATCAAATAAAGCTCAAATGTCCAATGTCCAAGGGTTGGGAATTGGGATTTTTGATTTTATTGGAAATTGTCCCGCACCATTATTTTCTAAATTTAAGGTATGCGGGATCCTGCCTAAGCGGGAGAAATTGGAAATTGGGATTTACGTCATATGTTTGATGTCATCACCATCGGCGCGGCAACCCAGGATGTATTCTTGATGAGCAAGGGTTTTCACCTTATGCGATCTTCTCGCATGAAACGGATATGTGAGTGTTTCCCTCTGGGCGAAAAAATAAACGTAGAGCGCATTGATTTTGAAACCGGCGGCGGAGCAACAAACGCTGCGGCGACTTTCCGTAATTTGGGATTCAGCGCGGGTGTCATTGCCAAAGTAGGGGATGACAGCGCAGGCGCGGCGGTAGTAAATGATTTGCGCGGGAGAGGATTAAAGACTGATTGGGTGCGTCACGTGGCGGGGGGCACGACTGGGTTTGCGGCCATACTCCTTACTCCCCACGGCGATCGCACGGCGCTTGTCCATAGGGGCGTGTCCGCCTCGTTTTCCTCTGCAGATATTCCTTGGCAGAAGCTCAATGCGGCGTGGCTTGTGGTCACTTCGCTTGCGGGAAACATCGCATTGCTCAAGCGCCTTATCAACGCAGCGTGCGCGCGTGGGGTGCGGGTCGCGTTCAATCCGGGCATGGGAGAATTGCGTTATGGTCTCGAAGTCCTTCGTAAGCATTGCAGCGCCGCGCATGTGCTGCTGCTCAATCGCGGAGAAGCGAACATGCTCGCCTCGCTGAAGTTCTGGCGAAGCGGGCTCGCGCCAGGCGCGCGTGATATCCGTGCGCTCCGGCGCCGTTTATCTGCCCGTTTTCAAAATGCCGTCGTGGTCACTGAGGGAGCGCGGGGCGCGTATTATTGGGATCAACGCCAGTTCTTATGGGCGCAGAGCAAAAAAGTGAAGGTGGTGAATTCTACGGGCGCGGGCGATGCATTTGGCGCCGGATTTATTTCTGGTATACTGCGCTGGCGTGACCCTGCGCGGGCGCTGCAACTGGCGACACTCAATGCGCTCGGCACGATACAACAGATGGGCGCTAAAAAAGGGTTGCTTACTAAATGGCCTACGCAAGCTATACTGGATGGAATTAAGATAACGTCATTATAGAATATTCAATTTTTCAATTCTCAATTTTACAATTTTCACTCAATGATTCAATGATCCAATTTTCAAACATTGAAAAATTGAAAATTAATTGAAAATTGAACATTGAAAATTGGAAATTATTAATAAATTATGAATACACAAAAGGAACAAAAGAAGAATATTGGTTGGCTCAAGTATACGATATGCGTTTCAGGCGCTGCGGGCGGTCCCGTGGTGACGCAAGCGGCGATGGATAAAGCAAAAGAAATAGGCCGTGAGATCGTGCGGCACGGGTGTGTGCTCGTGACGGGCGCCACCACCGGCATCCCCTATGCGGCTGCGCAGGGAGCAAAAGAGTTGGGTGGCATTTCCATAGGCCTGTCCCCCGCCTCCTCCGAGCGGGACCATATACGCCATTACCACCTGCCGACCAAGTACTTTGATTTGATCATTTATACAGGATTCGATTATTCAGGAAGGAACCTCCTGCTCACCCGTGCTTCGGATGCGGTGATCGTCATTAATGGAAGGATAGGGACGCTCAACGAGTTTACCATTGCCTTTGAAGATCGGAAACCCATCGGGGTGCTTATCGAGAGCGGCGGTTCTGCTGATTTGATAAAAGGGATTGTGAAGGCGGCGCAGAAAGGCGCGGGGAAAATTATCTATCACAACGAGCCGAAGGTATTGGTGGAAAAAGTGCTTGCACTGGTCAGGAAAGAAAAATTAATGAAGCCTCCTCTAAGCGAATACTTTTTGAACCACCATTATCATGGAAATGAATAGGATGGGAAATCCCAATGACAAATTTCAAATGTCAAATGAATATCAAAGCTCAAAATCCAAATTTGACATTGGGGTTTTGAATTTTATTTGAACTTTGAACTTTGTCCCGCACTTTGAATTATTTTATCTAAGGTATGCGGGATCCCGCCTGAGCGGTGAGATTTTGAAATTATGGTGATGGCTGGTCGCAATAACCTTGTTATTTTTTATGAAGAGTCGAAATAAATATGATTTGATAATTGTCGGTGGTGGTGCCGCAGGATATGCCGCGGCGCTCTACGCGAAACGGTATGAACTTTCTGTGTTGTTGATAGAAGGAGAAACTCCCGGAGGAGAAACCGCAAATGCGGGATTAATTGAAAATTATCCCGGTTTTGATGCGATTGACGGGTATGAGCTCTATCAGAAATTCCGCAGCCATGCGCTCAAGTTCGGCGCTGAAATCCAATCGGGCAGGGTTGAGAAAGTGACACAAGAAGGCCATCAGTTCAAAGTGTCCGTAGGGGGACAAGGCGAGAAGGAAGGCTTATGCATTATATTCGCCCATGGTCAGGCGCGCAGGAGATTGGGGCTTCCAAGCGAAGATCGCTTAACCGGCAAAGGGGTATCTTACTGCGTCACCTGCGACGGGCCATTGTACAAAGGGAAGACCGTGGGGATTGTGGGAGGGGGCGATGCGTCGGTGAAAGGAGTAAATCTGCTTACTGAATTCGTTCATAAAGTTTTCTTAATTGTTATGCTGGGGCAAGTGAACGCAGAACCTATTAATTTTCGGCTCATGCAAAGCAAGGGTGACAAGGTTGAAGTGTTATACCATACGCAAGTAAAAGAGTTATTAGAAGAGAGCGGAAAATTCGCGGGAGTGAAGCTCTCACCGGGTTATCAAGGAAATGACATCCTTAAGCTTGATGGGTTGTTTATAGAAATCGGCGCAGTGCCGGATCGGGCGCTTCCCGCATCTCTGGGGGTGGCGCTCGCCGAGAGCGGGCATATTCACGTGGACCAATTCATGCGGACGAACATCGCGGGTATTTTTGCCGCAGGGGACGTGACGGACGCCACGGGATCATTCCGCCAGATCGTCACCGCGGCCGCGCAAGGGTCCATCGCGGCGACCAGCGCGTATGAGTATCTGAAAATCCTAAATCCGAAATCCTAAACAAACTCAAAGCACAAAATTCAAAGGTGAAACAGTTTTGTATTTCGGATTTGTTTAGAGTTTAGTGTTTAGTATTTAGAGTTTATGCTATTAAGCGACCTCTGCGAATGCGGCTCTGGTTTAGTCTATGGCGCGTGCCATGGTTCCATGGAGCCGTGCGACTGCGGATCCGGCGATCCTGCGGGCAGCTGTTGTTATGACGTTGACAATGGCGAGGA contains:
- a CDS encoding DUF4430 domain-containing protein gives rise to the protein MRTQLVSFLRKQESRQTNKNKSIFVYFSLLDPRPRISVRGRFWSGMTVRCVTALLIASSLIPSLSLQADAPLSRAITYLKSKPAAPWATMALVAAGDTEVPAEYLKTADTSSAITMEAPILAIVAAGYDPRTFTGIDLVAKLNTFHTNGQIGDPALLNDDIFGILALSAAGEASDDPAIQDAKTTLLNAQQENGSWGDTNTTAAAIQALIEAGVAPSQEPISRALLWLKGTQNEDGGFPYFWPANPYTSEPDPSDTSSSAWVAHAVRKAGQDPASSAWEKNGKDALDHLLALQQPNGSFAHSSTFTDETSFTPISTAYAVIALAGKSLPVASFVPEHATTVSYRIEGSLNPVCTGTAALAPQLASALDIIPAAASACGFTYDIPQTSFGPYVKTINNDAAQGTKGWLYRVNWALPDRGAADYALAPGDEVLWYYGEFEWSPLRLSASTTRTINGQSANITIQQFSNNSWSPIAATLYGGTEPIQTDAQGEATITLSDGVWTIWAEADGAIRSNRVTLTIGDGNAVGLLVYVVPAPGGGNADGVTLGFTVEPSLLDFGNVPQGRAADRTLLLRNTGDAPLSFTSAVRGDELFVDNLRLSGSSWRSFDTSLNAQSTQTVEVALSVPSGNETGVSQGTLVFWGQAQ
- a CDS encoding thioredoxin domain-containing protein; this translates as MNMPQRLGSSSPRRVVVFVGVIALIGVYVGYAVVSRTFKNQTRQGAPAPSATMTQEPTPDELAARQNVWTSDDPVRGNIKAQVSIVEFSDFECPYCREEYPIIKQLLDTYGAQVRFQYRDFPISEPHPNAQSAAEAAECASAQGKFWEYHNILFEHQDSLTREDLGRYAREVGLNLKLFNQCLDGRSKTNEVIADFNDGRALGVGGTPTFFINGAKYAGVFTYEELKGIVEELLK
- a CDS encoding RpiB/LacA/LacB family sugar-phosphate isomerase; this encodes MEKTLKTIIIGADHRGWQAKEDLKRSIAEWGYLIADEGAHAYDVHDDYPDIAYAVALRVAQEDDMQGVLLCGSGVGMSVVANKVQGIRASLCFFPEQAAAAKHDDDANVLVLSVDYLTAAQMRRILKSWLDTDFAPKEKYMRRLRKITLLETQGYLKNVKAQSSNAMVRQAHHDK
- a CDS encoding carbohydrate kinase family protein, producing the protein MFDVITIGAATQDVFLMSKGFHLMRSSRMKRICECFPLGEKINVERIDFETGGGATNAAATFRNLGFSAGVIAKVGDDSAGAAVVNDLRGRGLKTDWVRHVAGGTTGFAAILLTPHGDRTALVHRGVSASFSSADIPWQKLNAAWLVVTSLAGNIALLKRLINAACARGVRVAFNPGMGELRYGLEVLRKHCSAAHVLLLNRGEANMLASLKFWRSGLAPGARDIRALRRRLSARFQNAVVVTEGARGAYYWDQRQFLWAQSKKVKVVNSTGAGDAFGAGFISGILRWRDPARALQLATLNALGTIQQMGAKKGLLTKWPTQAILDGIKITSL
- a CDS encoding FAD-dependent oxidoreductase, producing the protein MKSRNKYDLIIVGGGAAGYAAALYAKRYELSVLLIEGETPGGETANAGLIENYPGFDAIDGYELYQKFRSHALKFGAEIQSGRVEKVTQEGHQFKVSVGGQGEKEGLCIIFAHGQARRRLGLPSEDRLTGKGVSYCVTCDGPLYKGKTVGIVGGGDASVKGVNLLTEFVHKVFLIVMLGQVNAEPINFRLMQSKGDKVEVLYHTQVKELLEESGKFAGVKLSPGYQGNDILKLDGLFIEIGAVPDRALPASLGVALAESGHIHVDQFMRTNIAGIFAAGDVTDATGSFRQIVTAAAQGSIAATSAYEYLKILNPKS
- a CDS encoding SEC-C metal-binding domain-containing protein, with amino-acid sequence MLLSDLCECGSGLVYGACHGSMEPCDCGSGDPAGSCCYDVDNGEEEE